A section of the Nitrospirota bacterium genome encodes:
- a CDS encoding MCE family protein, with the protein MRNLSAELKVGIFAIIVILILSYMTLKVGILSNILDKGYRLHVAFDNISGLDENSRIKIAGVDSGIVKKIELKDGKAELTLLIRPENKIYENAKASLRMTGLLGDKYLSLTVGTSDHALLKDGDYITHIDPSADMDVLATELTAAGANVGTLAGSLGDILQDPEKKAISEVIHNLQIISEDLKVILAENKEPLHVTLANFEEFSKTLAEKGPGLIASLERVAAKLDEKAPGLVDDLQQVAGDLKVVIEENRFALKDSVQNIRDVSASVNKITTKLEKGEGTIGKLLKEQELYDSLNKVAGGAEKAIDVTDKLRTYMDFRADYSVRGSDWRGYFDLTLQPRPDKYYILGVVKDPNGSVETTVTDINGATSTKEEVASKFEFTAQFAKRFENLALRIGMTETTLGVGSDYYFNDDIGRVRLDIWDFNADEVKAERAHAKVGVDYKFFKYMFVSGGIDNFFNEDQVGAYIGGGLMFEDEDFKYIFGKSPNLSLP; encoded by the coding sequence ATGAGAAATTTATCAGCAGAGCTCAAGGTAGGGATATTTGCGATCATAGTCATCCTTATCCTTTCCTATATGACCCTTAAGGTGGGCATTCTCTCGAATATCCTGGATAAGGGCTACAGGCTGCATGTGGCCTTTGACAATATAAGTGGCCTTGACGAGAATTCAAGGATCAAGATAGCAGGCGTTGATTCAGGCATTGTTAAAAAGATAGAGCTCAAGGACGGCAAGGCAGAGCTGACGCTACTGATAAGGCCTGAGAATAAGATCTATGAGAATGCCAAGGCCTCTCTGAGAATGACCGGGCTTCTTGGCGACAAATACCTTTCTCTTACAGTAGGCACTTCTGACCATGCCCTTCTTAAAGACGGCGATTATATAACCCATATAGACCCTTCCGCTGATATGGATGTGCTTGCCACTGAGCTCACAGCCGCAGGCGCAAATGTAGGCACGCTTGCGGGATCTTTAGGAGATATACTTCAGGATCCTGAGAAAAAAGCGATATCAGAGGTGATTCATAACCTTCAGATAATATCAGAAGACCTGAAGGTCATACTTGCCGAAAACAAGGAGCCGCTGCATGTTACCCTTGCCAATTTTGAGGAATTCTCAAAGACGCTTGCTGAAAAAGGCCCCGGCCTTATCGCCAGTCTTGAGAGGGTCGCTGCCAAGCTGGATGAGAAGGCGCCGGGATTGGTTGATGATCTTCAGCAGGTTGCCGGAGACCTTAAGGTTGTGATCGAGGAAAACAGGTTTGCGCTGAAGGACAGTGTCCAGAATATCAGAGATGTGTCTGCATCAGTAAATAAGATCACCACCAAGCTGGAAAAAGGCGAGGGCACGATCGGGAAGCTATTGAAAGAACAAGAGCTATACGACTCGCTGAACAAGGTTGCCGGAGGGGCAGAAAAGGCTATTGATGTCACTGACAAGCTCAGAACCTACATGGATTTCAGGGCTGACTACAGTGTCAGGGGCAGTGACTGGAGGGGATATTTTGACCTTACGCTTCAGCCTCGGCCTGATAAATACTATATTTTAGGAGTTGTAAAAGACCCTAACGGTTCAGTGGAGACAACTGTCACAGACATAAACGGGGCCACTTCCACAAAGGAGGAGGTTGCCAGCAAGTTTGAGTTCACTGCCCAGTTTGCAAAACGTTTCGAGAACCTTGCACTAAGGATCGGCATGACAGAGACGACTCTCGGGGTCGGCAGCGATTATTATTTCAATGATGATATCGGCAGGGTAAGGCTTGATATCTGGGACTTTAACGCCGATGAAGTAAAGGCAGAGAGGGCACATGCAAAGGTCGGCGTTGATTATAAATTCTTCAAATATATGTTCGTAAGCGGCGGTATAGATAACTTCTTTAATGAAGACCAGGTCGGCGCGTATATCGGCGGCGGGCTCATGTTCGAGGACGAGGACTTCAAATACATCTTCGGCAAATCCCCGAACCTGTCATTGCCGTAA
- a CDS encoding ABC transporter ATP-binding protein, whose protein sequence is MIELIDIHKSFGSNHVLRGVNLKIEKGESLVVIGGSGSGKSVILKHIIGLLAPDKGKVFIDTVDLSGLNEDGLNNIRKKFGMLFQSAALFDSMKVWENVGFGLMRHTRMSEKEIKEAASQKLKLVGLAGVEDLMPSELSGGMRKRVGLARAIAMEPEILLYDEPTTGLDPIMADVIDELIIEMRERLNITSIAITHDMKSAYKIADRIAMLYNGVIISEGTPDEIKNTKDPAVKQFVEGNAEGPITLQGMKI, encoded by the coding sequence ATGATAGAGCTGATTGATATACATAAATCCTTCGGCAGTAACCACGTCCTGCGCGGCGTGAACCTGAAGATAGAGAAGGGCGAGAGCCTTGTTGTCATAGGAGGAAGCGGCTCGGGAAAGAGCGTTATCCTGAAGCATATCATAGGATTGCTGGCTCCTGACAAGGGCAAGGTCTTCATTGATACCGTTGACCTGTCAGGGCTTAATGAAGACGGGCTGAACAATATAAGAAAAAAGTTCGGCATGCTCTTTCAGTCAGCCGCGCTCTTTGATTCCATGAAGGTCTGGGAGAATGTCGGGTTTGGATTGATGAGGCATACCAGAATGTCCGAAAAAGAGATCAAAGAGGCAGCGTCGCAAAAGCTTAAACTCGTTGGGCTTGCAGGCGTGGAGGACCTCATGCCTTCAGAGCTTTCAGGAGGGATGAGAAAGCGTGTCGGGCTTGCCCGTGCAATCGCGATGGAGCCGGAGATACTGCTTTATGATGAGCCGACAACAGGGCTTGACCCGATAATGGCTGATGTAATAGATGAGCTTATAATTGAGATGCGGGAGAGGCTGAACATAACCTCTATCGCCATCACTCACGACATGAAGAGCGCCTATAAGATTGCAGATAGGATCGCCATGCTTTATAATGGAGTAATTATTTCAGAAGGCACGCCTGATGAGATTAAAAATACCAAAGACCCTGCGGTGAAACAGTTTGTCGAGGGAAATGCCGAGGGCCCTATTACACTTCAGGGAATGAAAATATGA
- a CDS encoding ABC transporter permease: MFVKTAEFIGRTVKKPIEEVGQVILLLVSVVKQTVKPPYEIRNTAKQMVEIGINSLPVVLITAVFTGMVLALQSYTGFKRFGAEGLVGSVVALSMTRELGPVLCALIVTGRAGAAMAAELGTMRVTEQIDALETLAANPVKYLIVPRFLSGLIMMPALVIVTDIIGIMGGYFVTVTLLGASSTSYLNATWDYLEAADIYNGLIKAAFFGASFSLISCYRGYYTRGGAEGVGKATIGAVVLSSMTILISDYFLSAWLF; this comes from the coding sequence ATGTTTGTTAAGACCGCAGAGTTCATAGGCAGGACGGTAAAAAAGCCGATAGAAGAGGTTGGGCAGGTAATCCTCCTGCTTGTTTCTGTTGTAAAGCAGACTGTCAAACCTCCATATGAGATAAGAAATACGGCAAAGCAGATGGTGGAGATAGGGATAAACTCGCTCCCTGTGGTGCTCATTACAGCTGTATTTACAGGGATGGTCCTCGCCCTTCAGAGCTATACCGGATTCAAGAGGTTCGGGGCTGAGGGGCTTGTAGGTTCTGTTGTAGCTTTGTCCATGACGAGAGAGCTCGGGCCTGTTCTCTGCGCCCTTATCGTCACAGGGCGCGCGGGAGCTGCCATGGCTGCAGAGCTTGGAACCATGAGGGTCACAGAGCAGATAGACGCGCTTGAGACGCTTGCCGCCAACCCGGTCAAATACCTCATTGTGCCGAGGTTTCTTTCAGGCCTGATAATGATGCCCGCGCTTGTCATTGTCACGGATATCATAGGCATAATGGGCGGATACTTTGTCACAGTGACACTGCTTGGCGCAAGTTCTACCTCATATCTTAACGCTACCTGGGACTACCTTGAGGCTGCTGATATTTATAACGGCCTGATCAAGGCGGCATTCTTCGGCGCCTCCTTCTCACTTATCAGCTGTTACCGCGGATATTACACAAGGGGCGGAGCCGAGGGTGTTGGCAAGGCTACTATCGGCGCTGTCGTGCTCTCATCAATGACGATACTTATCTCTGACTATTTTCTGTCAGCATGGCTCTTCTGA
- a CDS encoding restriction endonuclease subunit S, with amino-acid sequence MKLVELNTIFDIQYGNQFDLYKLETDELSDINFVSRSSQNLGVMAKVSRFNDVEPFPAGLITVTLGGTYLLSSFIQQDIFYTAQNIKVLKPKREMSVIEKLYYCKVIEANRYRYTSHGREANITLDTLLVPDRLPEDFRKIKLDSVPLPNTNPLIKKKIELHPENWKYFKYNELFSIERGKGPRIKDVVKGNTPFVTSIDSNNGITNFIDAPTVHSANTISVNRNGSVAEAFYQPLAYCSTEDVHIFTPKFKINKYIALFFVTLIKMEKYRYSYGRKWGLERMKESIIKLPVDKKGSPDFDFMEDFVKSLPYSSSL; translated from the coding sequence ATGAAATTAGTTGAGCTAAACACAATCTTTGACATTCAATACGGTAATCAATTTGACTTGTACAAATTGGAAACCGATGAGTTGAGTGATATTAATTTTGTTTCACGAAGTAGTCAAAATCTTGGCGTTATGGCAAAAGTATCAAGATTTAATGATGTAGAACCATTTCCTGCTGGGTTAATAACTGTTACTCTTGGCGGCACTTATTTATTAAGTTCTTTTATTCAGCAAGATATTTTTTATACGGCTCAAAACATTAAAGTGCTAAAGCCAAAAAGAGAAATGTCTGTGATTGAGAAACTCTATTACTGTAAAGTAATAGAGGCAAATAGATATAGATACACATCTCATGGTAGAGAAGCTAATATCACATTAGATACCTTGTTAGTTCCTGATAGATTGCCTGAAGATTTTAGAAAAATTAAACTTGATTCAGTTCCATTGCCTAACACCAACCCTCTTATTAAAAAGAAAATTGAGTTACATCCTGAAAATTGGAAATATTTCAAATACAATGAATTATTTTCTATTGAAAGAGGAAAAGGCCCAAGAATTAAAGATGTGGTGAAAGGCAACACTCCATTTGTAACTTCTATTGATTCAAATAATGGAATAACAAATTTTATTGATGCACCAACAGTTCATAGTGCAAATACAATATCTGTTAATAGGAACGGCAGCGTTGCAGAAGCATTTTATCAGCCACTTGCCTATTGCTCAACAGAAGACGTCCATATTTTCACACCGAAATTTAAGATCAATAAATATATTGCTCTATTTTTTGTAACATTAATTAAAATGGAAAAATACAGGTATTCATATGGTCGTAAATGGGGACTTGAACGAATGAAGGAATCTATAATAAAATTACCAGTAGATAAAAAAGGTAGTCCCGATTTTGACTTTATGGAAGATTTTGTAAAAAGCTTGCCATATTCAAGTTCATTATAA
- a CDS encoding N-6 DNA methylase, whose protein sequence is MNERKTESIVRSHFGKFKDIIHFEEQASDNAKINKLLKSASKKGSGKGRPEFLISFFGNSELLIVIECKADNTKHESPTKDKFSEFAVDGVLLYSSYLSKDFDVLAIAVSGQTKQQLKVSHFLQLKGERKAVAIFGNKLLSANDYLDGYLKSPEKFRQDYNTLLEFTKQLNETLHSYKILESQRSLLISCILIALENKAFKTAYPLFGSTNTKDTAEDKKEKVENASKELANYLVDTVSNELKNANIKGDKLDNLNIQFSFIRTDTSLSTKKEVLKNLITNIDENINSFIKTHEYFDVLGQLYIEFLRYANSDKGLGIVLTPPHITELFSDLAQVNKNSIAYDNCTGTSGFLISGMKKMIESAKGDQEKIKEIKKNHLIGVEYQSHIFALAVSNMYIHQDGKTNIINGNCFDDDIIKLVKNRKPTVGFLNPPYKADKKKDIDELEFVLNNLECLVDGGTCVAIVPMQSALAQSGKVFELKKKLLENHTLEAVLSMPDELFINSDVGVVACIMVFTAHKPHPENKETFFGYFKDDGFEKRKNKGRIDVYGKWENIKDKWVHHFRNRTEEAGFSVKKIVSAYDEWCAEAFMETDYSKLTPSDFLNEVKKYVAFKVLNQ, encoded by the coding sequence ATGAATGAAAGAAAAACCGAAAGTATTGTTCGCTCTCACTTTGGAAAATTCAAGGATATTATCCACTTTGAGGAACAGGCATCAGACAATGCCAAGATTAATAAGCTTTTAAAGTCAGCATCAAAAAAGGGAAGCGGAAAAGGTAGACCTGAATTTCTCATTTCTTTTTTTGGTAACTCGGAATTACTTATTGTTATCGAGTGTAAGGCAGACAATACAAAACATGAAAGCCCGACTAAAGATAAGTTTTCTGAATTCGCGGTTGACGGTGTACTTTTGTATTCTTCATATTTATCAAAAGACTTTGATGTATTGGCTATTGCAGTTAGCGGGCAAACAAAGCAACAACTTAAGGTTTCTCACTTTCTACAATTAAAAGGCGAAAGAAAGGCAGTTGCAATTTTTGGCAACAAGCTACTTTCAGCAAATGATTACTTAGACGGCTATTTAAAAAGCCCTGAAAAGTTTCGCCAGGATTATAATACTCTACTAGAGTTCACAAAACAGTTGAATGAAACATTACACTCTTATAAAATTTTAGAAAGTCAGAGGAGTTTATTAATCAGTTGCATTCTAATAGCATTAGAGAACAAGGCATTTAAAACTGCTTATCCCCTATTTGGTTCAACAAACACAAAAGACACGGCAGAAGATAAAAAGGAGAAAGTTGAAAATGCGTCTAAAGAATTAGCAAACTATCTTGTTGACACAGTAAGCAATGAGCTAAAAAATGCCAACATCAAAGGCGATAAACTTGACAACCTCAACATTCAGTTTAGTTTTATCAGAACTGACACTTCACTTTCTACGAAAAAAGAAGTGTTGAAAAATTTGATCACAAATATTGATGAGAACATAAATTCATTTATAAAAACTCATGAATACTTTGATGTTCTTGGTCAGTTGTATATTGAGTTCCTACGTTACGCAAACAGCGACAAAGGGTTAGGGATAGTTCTTACCCCACCCCACATTACTGAATTATTTTCCGATTTAGCCCAAGTAAATAAAAATAGCATTGCTTATGATAACTGTACTGGAACAAGTGGTTTTTTAATTAGCGGAATGAAAAAAATGATTGAGAGTGCAAAAGGAGACCAAGAAAAAATAAAAGAAATAAAAAAGAATCATTTGATTGGCGTGGAATATCAATCACATATTTTTGCTTTAGCGGTTTCAAATATGTATATCCATCAAGACGGGAAAACAAACATCATAAATGGAAATTGTTTTGATGATGATATTATCAAATTAGTAAAAAACAGAAAACCCACCGTTGGTTTTTTAAATCCACCATACAAAGCAGACAAGAAAAAAGATATTGATGAGCTTGAATTTGTTCTAAATAATTTAGAATGCTTAGTCGATGGTGGGACTTGTGTTGCTATTGTGCCAATGCAAAGTGCTTTAGCACAATCTGGAAAAGTTTTTGAGTTGAAAAAGAAACTTTTAGAGAACCATACATTAGAAGCTGTATTATCAATGCCTGATGAGTTGTTTATCAACTCTGATGTGGGAGTGGTTGCTTGTATTATGGTGTTTACTGCACACAAACCACATCCTGAAAACAAGGAAACATTTTTTGGTTATTTTAAAGATGATGGTTTTGAAAAGCGTAAAAATAAAGGTAGAATCGATGTTTATGGGAAATGGGAAAATATAAAAGATAAATGGGTACACCATTTCAGAAACCGTACTGAAGAAGCAGGATTTAGTGTAAAAAAAATTGTTTCTGCTTATGATGAATGGTGTGCAGAAGCATTTATGGAAACGGACTATTCAAAACTCACTCCCTCTGATTTTCTTAATGAAGTAAAGAAATATGTAGCTTTTAAAGTTTTAAATCAATGA